One region of Glutamicibacter sp. B1 genomic DNA includes:
- a CDS encoding type II secretion system F family protein gives MILLILLCAALAGALAVGAGSSVQASRRANGVQHKDKHQPQPIELVLDLSASLLDSGMPITEILDLLGSSIEQCRVLRSVARCLEMNLSWDKAWEAAPAWLGPLQKALLFAHTTGAPAAALLRNTAALQRREHTQKVARLGAQFGTRLVLPLGACALPAFIALGVVPLIIALFPSM, from the coding sequence ATGATTCTCCTGATCCTTCTATGTGCTGCGCTCGCCGGAGCATTAGCGGTCGGTGCAGGATCATCAGTTCAAGCTTCACGACGTGCCAACGGCGTTCAACACAAAGATAAGCATCAGCCCCAGCCCATCGAATTGGTGCTTGATCTGAGCGCTAGTCTCTTGGATTCGGGTATGCCAATCACCGAAATTCTCGATCTGCTAGGCAGCAGTATCGAACAGTGCAGAGTGTTACGCAGTGTCGCCCGGTGCTTAGAAATGAACCTGTCGTGGGACAAGGCGTGGGAAGCGGCGCCTGCGTGGTTGGGTCCATTGCAGAAAGCATTACTTTTTGCCCATACCACCGGCGCACCAGCGGCGGCTCTCTTACGCAATACTGCCGCCTTGCAGCGCCGAGAACACACTCAAAAAGTGGCTCGGCTTGGTGCGCAGTTCGGTACAAGACTTGTTCTTCCCTTAGGCGCCTGCGCCTTGCCAGCGTTCATCGCGTTGGGGGTTGTACCGCTAATTATTGCGCTGTTCCCCAGCATGTAA
- a CDS encoding Crp/Fnr family transcriptional regulator, with product MDIEVLRRAPLFASLGDEVFAALTEELTEVDLSRGASVFREGDQGDRLYFIVSGKIKLGRTSSDGRENLIAVLGPGELFGEMALFDPHPRNATATAVSETRLAGLSHENMRKAILNSPEVSIQLLQALAARLRRTNESLADLVFSDVPGRVAKALLDLADRFGRPATDGILVAHELTQEELAQLVGASRETVNKALAEFVQRGWLRLEARAVVILDIQRLRQRSR from the coding sequence ATGGATATCGAGGTACTGCGTCGCGCGCCACTGTTTGCGTCGCTTGGTGATGAAGTATTCGCCGCGCTCACCGAAGAATTGACCGAGGTTGATCTGTCCCGCGGTGCATCGGTGTTCCGTGAAGGCGATCAGGGCGACCGTCTGTACTTCATCGTTTCGGGCAAGATTAAGCTGGGTCGCACCTCCTCGGATGGTCGCGAAAACCTGATTGCTGTTCTTGGCCCAGGCGAACTGTTTGGCGAGATGGCCCTATTCGATCCACACCCACGTAACGCGACGGCCACCGCTGTGTCGGAAACCCGACTGGCAGGCTTGAGCCACGAGAACATGCGCAAGGCGATCCTGAACTCCCCTGAGGTCTCGATCCAGTTGCTACAGGCTCTGGCTGCCCGTCTGCGTCGCACCAACGAGTCCCTCGCGGACTTGGTCTTCTCCGATGTTCCTGGCCGTGTTGCTAAGGCTCTGCTTGATCTTGCTGACCGCTTCGGCCGCCCAGCAACCGATGGCATCCTGGTAGCTCACGAGCTGACTCAGGAAGAGCTAGCTCAGCTGGTTGGCGCATCGCGTGAAACCGTAAACAAGGCTTTGGCTGAATTCGTTCAGCGCGGCTGGCTACGTCTGGAAGCACGCGCCGTCGTGATCCTAGACATCCAGCGTCTGCGTCAGCGTTCACGCTAA
- the aroQ gene encoding type II 3-dehydroquinate dehydratase: protein MTENSSRTILLLNGPNLNLLGTREPQIYGHDTLADVEQLARDTATAHGFELRALQSNHEGVLIDAIHEARTNAVGIVMNPGAFTHTSVALADAASGVQLPLIEVHISNVHQREAFRHHSYISPVASSIIVGAGVNGYKLAVEQLAYLLNK, encoded by the coding sequence ATGACTGAGAACTCATCACGCACAATTTTGCTCCTGAACGGCCCAAACCTGAATCTCTTGGGAACCCGGGAGCCGCAGATTTATGGTCATGACACCTTGGCCGATGTTGAACAGCTCGCCCGCGACACCGCCACGGCCCACGGTTTTGAGCTACGCGCCCTTCAGTCCAACCATGAGGGTGTGCTCATCGATGCGATTCATGAGGCCCGCACCAACGCGGTGGGCATCGTGATGAATCCCGGGGCCTTCACCCACACCTCGGTCGCATTAGCTGATGCAGCCAGCGGTGTGCAATTGCCATTGATTGAAGTTCACATCTCCAACGTGCACCAACGTGAAGCGTTCCGTCACCACTCGTACATTTCTCCGGTGGCCAGCTCGATCATCGTCGGTGCCGGAGTGAACGGGTACAAACTAGCGGTAGAACAACTCGCCTACCTGCTCAATAAGTAG
- a CDS encoding TadE family type IV pilus minor pilin has product MKLSDERGSSTAEFAVLLPAVALMLSLLLCFGALGIQQIQVQQAAGAMARELARGEDQATARASGVRLAGNKANFAIANGGGYSKVTVRKSVQLPIVGSIQIRGEASVAVE; this is encoded by the coding sequence ATGAAGCTCAGCGATGAGAGGGGTAGCAGCACCGCAGAATTTGCGGTGCTGTTACCCGCGGTCGCACTGATGCTCTCCCTGTTGTTGTGCTTTGGTGCGCTGGGGATTCAACAAATACAGGTACAACAAGCCGCAGGAGCCATGGCTAGGGAACTGGCTCGTGGTGAGGATCAGGCAACTGCCAGAGCCAGTGGAGTGAGGTTAGCGGGTAATAAAGCTAACTTCGCGATTGCCAATGGTGGCGGTTATTCAAAAGTTACCGTCCGTAAATCGGTTCAATTACCGATTGTTGGAAGCATCCAAATTCGTGGTGAAGCGAGCGTGGCTGTCGAATGA
- a CDS encoding NUDIX hydrolase, which yields MSARSQLQQVIAKHRVSAGATQKLPNEWISMNVESNAVRKAAVLILFGSARDTALADGAQAQDLDLLFVERATTLRKHAGQIAFPGGGIDEEDSSVAAAALREAWEETGVDTNGIEVLGHLSETELPVSNFLVTPVLGWWHTESKVHAVDPAESAGVFRAPVAQLLDPKNRLTGVVQRNQQKFTSPAFEFEDRIIWGFTAIVLDRLFTELGWTRPWNTHRELQMA from the coding sequence ATGAGCGCACGCAGCCAGTTGCAACAGGTGATTGCCAAACATCGGGTGAGCGCCGGGGCAACCCAGAAACTGCCCAATGAGTGGATCAGCATGAACGTGGAATCTAATGCTGTGCGTAAGGCGGCGGTGCTGATCCTCTTTGGTTCGGCCAGGGACACTGCGCTCGCCGATGGCGCTCAGGCTCAAGACCTTGACCTGCTCTTCGTCGAACGAGCCACCACCTTGCGCAAGCATGCCGGACAAATCGCATTCCCCGGCGGTGGCATTGATGAAGAAGACTCTAGCGTGGCTGCGGCTGCGTTGCGTGAAGCTTGGGAAGAAACCGGGGTAGATACCAACGGCATCGAAGTGCTCGGGCATTTGAGTGAAACCGAATTGCCGGTATCCAATTTCTTGGTCACCCCAGTCTTGGGCTGGTGGCATACCGAATCGAAGGTCCATGCCGTTGACCCGGCCGAAAGCGCCGGGGTGTTTCGTGCACCGGTAGCGCAACTACTGGATCCCAAGAATCGACTGACCGGGGTAGTACAGCGTAATCAGCAGAAGTTCACCTCGCCAGCCTTCGAATTTGAAGACCGAATCATTTGGGGCTTTACCGCGATTGTGCTTGACCGGCTTTTCACTGAGCTTGGCTGGACCCGACCATGGAACACTCACCGGGAACTGCAAATGGCCTAA
- a CDS encoding DUF4244 domain-containing protein has protein sequence MNRQFREIMDQLSDEQGSTTAEFAMVTLAAVAFAGLLISILSSGDVRGMLMGLITKALSL, from the coding sequence ATGAACCGACAATTCCGCGAGATCATGGACCAGCTCAGTGATGAGCAAGGTTCAACTACCGCCGAATTCGCAATGGTCACCCTAGCTGCCGTGGCATTCGCCGGTCTGCTGATCAGCATCCTCTCCAGCGGCGACGTTCGTGGAATGCTGATGGGCTTGATCACCAAAGCTTTGTCGCTGTAG
- a CDS encoding MarP family serine protease: MLGIFSWLDVVICAVLLTFFIIGLRRGFLLTVGDMVGLILGGIAAFFAIPLVSTFANNPWWRVALMVATAAVLIILGQALGRVIATRIRHWMNVDFLRSADRIAGGVLSVLISATIIGALAFSTSSMGIPRLSLEIGKSTMIQAIRNATPSFVNSAISTARSKVIAETLPAFLEPFAPSVDQPVDTDWEATDLQRAAAQSAAKVSGTAVQCGVNLTGSGFVVAPEMVMTNAHVVAGLGSATIETGRDEVHRGKVVYFDPETDIALLYVEGLETPAIELADHDLTRGDAAAFIGYPAGGPQQIRSALIASRANVSIANIYGTDPSRISVYQLTAEVAQGNSGGPLLDESGEAVGLIFAKSRSDDQVGFALSLEEMEHALELGGSQRTSVKTGDCIAD; the protein is encoded by the coding sequence GTGCTCGGAATTTTCAGCTGGCTCGACGTAGTCATCTGCGCTGTTTTGCTGACCTTTTTCATCATCGGGCTTCGACGCGGTTTTCTTTTGACCGTCGGCGACATGGTGGGTCTCATCCTTGGGGGCATTGCCGCGTTCTTTGCCATCCCGTTGGTTTCCACCTTCGCGAATAATCCGTGGTGGCGTGTCGCGCTGATGGTCGCCACCGCGGCGGTGCTGATCATCCTGGGCCAAGCTCTTGGACGAGTCATCGCCACCCGCATTCGTCACTGGATGAACGTCGACTTTTTACGCTCGGCAGACCGTATCGCCGGTGGTGTTCTATCGGTCCTGATTAGCGCCACAATCATTGGCGCGCTGGCGTTTTCGACCTCCAGCATGGGTATTCCACGACTGTCCTTGGAGATTGGTAAGTCCACCATGATCCAAGCAATTCGTAACGCGACCCCATCCTTCGTGAACTCAGCAATTTCTACGGCACGTTCGAAGGTCATCGCCGAAACCCTCCCGGCCTTCTTGGAGCCTTTTGCTCCTTCCGTGGACCAGCCGGTGGACACCGATTGGGAGGCCACCGACCTGCAACGCGCCGCCGCCCAGTCAGCAGCAAAAGTCTCTGGCACCGCGGTCCAATGCGGCGTTAACCTCACCGGTTCCGGGTTCGTGGTGGCACCAGAAATGGTGATGACTAATGCCCACGTGGTGGCCGGTTTAGGGTCCGCCACCATAGAGACCGGTCGTGATGAAGTTCACCGCGGAAAAGTGGTTTACTTCGATCCCGAGACCGATATCGCCCTGCTGTACGTCGAGGGCTTAGAGACTCCGGCCATTGAACTTGCCGACCATGACCTGACCCGCGGCGACGCCGCAGCGTTCATTGGTTACCCAGCCGGCGGACCACAACAAATTCGCAGTGCCTTGATTGCTTCGCGAGCCAATGTCTCGATTGCCAATATCTATGGCACTGACCCATCACGAATTTCCGTCTATCAGCTCACCGCCGAGGTCGCTCAAGGTAACTCCGGGGGACCATTGTTGGACGAGAGCGGCGAGGCCGTCGGGCTGATTTTTGCTAAGTCCCGCAGCGATGATCAGGTCGGATTCGCCCTGAGCCTCGAAGAAATGGAGCATGCCTTGGAGCTCGGCGGTTCGCAGCGCACCTCGGTGAAGACCGGGGACTGTATCGCCGACTAG
- a CDS encoding type II secretion system F family protein, whose amino-acid sequence MSEDARVIRELSALLRSGLSFHPAVDALLDVESDSGNIVQALKDLQATQRLNNQNGNRQGEAARTEHSAVQRLHWCLQISQRSGASLAEVLERLAEDLESALVAQQSFDAAMAGPKATTKLLTWLPLVGFGFGLLVGIDVLGTLVSSWAAQLSVAVGAALWVANRVWCRRLMLSTSAQALS is encoded by the coding sequence TTGAGCGAAGATGCGCGAGTAATTCGTGAACTCTCCGCCTTGCTTCGTAGCGGATTGAGCTTTCACCCCGCGGTAGACGCCCTGCTAGATGTGGAAAGCGATTCAGGAAATATTGTCCAGGCTCTCAAAGATCTCCAAGCAACACAACGATTGAACAACCAGAACGGTAACCGACAGGGAGAAGCAGCCCGGACCGAGCACTCAGCCGTGCAGCGTTTGCACTGGTGTTTACAGATTTCACAGCGAAGTGGCGCAAGCTTGGCCGAAGTCCTTGAACGTCTCGCCGAAGATTTGGAATCAGCCTTAGTCGCCCAGCAGTCTTTTGACGCTGCGATGGCAGGGCCAAAGGCCACGACAAAACTGCTCACCTGGTTACCACTGGTCGGTTTTGGCTTTGGTCTGCTTGTTGGGATCGACGTTCTGGGTACATTGGTTTCCTCATGGGCCGCGCAGCTGAGCGTCGCAGTTGGAGCCGCGCTCTGGGTCGCCAATAGGGTCTGGTGCCGACGTTTGATGCTTTCAACTTCAGCTCAGGCCCTGTCATGA
- the nth gene encoding endonuclease III — translation MANKAKLETELGLKRRARKINRVLSETYPYAVPELDFENPFELLVATVLSAQTTDVRVNAITPALFARFPDALAMSQGERSEIEELIRPTGFFRAKTDSLLGLSAALVERHDGQVPPKLEELVKLPGVGRKTANVVLGNAFGVPGITVDTHFGRLANRFGWTDETDPVKIEHAVGELFEKRDWTMLSHRVVFHGRRICHARKPACGVCPVAKLCPSNGIGEEIPAKAKQLLKYELAPGREELLAKMQAGATRRQLRAEGYGLDA, via the coding sequence GTGGCGAATAAAGCAAAACTGGAAACCGAACTGGGTCTGAAGAGACGGGCCCGCAAGATCAATAGGGTACTGTCCGAAACCTATCCCTATGCGGTTCCCGAACTAGATTTTGAGAACCCTTTTGAGCTGCTGGTTGCCACGGTGCTCTCTGCACAGACGACCGACGTGCGGGTCAACGCGATCACCCCGGCACTCTTCGCCCGATTCCCCGATGCGCTAGCGATGAGCCAAGGCGAACGCAGCGAGATAGAAGAACTCATTCGTCCTACTGGATTCTTTCGCGCCAAAACCGACTCCTTGCTCGGACTTTCCGCCGCCCTGGTGGAACGTCATGACGGGCAAGTCCCGCCAAAACTAGAAGAACTGGTCAAACTCCCTGGCGTAGGACGCAAAACAGCCAACGTGGTGCTAGGCAATGCCTTTGGGGTTCCCGGCATCACCGTTGACACACACTTTGGGCGCCTAGCGAACCGCTTTGGATGGACCGATGAAACCGACCCGGTGAAAATCGAACATGCGGTGGGGGAGCTCTTTGAAAAGCGGGATTGGACGATGCTCAGTCATCGCGTGGTCTTCCACGGACGGAGGATCTGTCACGCCCGCAAACCGGCGTGTGGCGTCTGCCCGGTAGCTAAGCTCTGCCCCTCGAATGGAATCGGCGAGGAAATACCTGCCAAGGCAAAACAGTTACTTAAGTATGAGCTTGCTCCCGGGCGAGAAGAACTACTGGCAAAAATGCAGGCCGGTGCGACCCGGAGGCAACTGAGAGCCGAAGGGTATGGATTAGACGCATGA
- a CDS encoding bifunctional 3'-5' exonuclease/DNA polymerase produces the protein MSAIAFLATDPDGYALIDLRDHGSAQRLRPLVHVSREDFATTVASIEAEFEPRWAMLRTSGWMPPLLSAGVYLAKAHVLSLAQRIMHRSPLAGKQIPDFDLEHSETTTEHFNQDALFDAPTFGDSLEDLIQLYTQQRQALPQDPVARKRLELLIHAESVGALIACEMEHAGLSWDEAGHRALLREQLGERVSEYARPPKLALKAQELALALKTPGLNPDSPQELLKALHKAGFAVRSVRAWELEQIKHPLIEQILEYKKLSRLASAHGDVWLDQWVKNSRFHPHYVLGTVVSGRWAASGGGALQLPHAIRQVVRTGPGRTFVVADGRQLEPRILAAISNDQQLQQAGAQDDLYQWLLDAKLVSTRQEAKLGMLSVIYGGGGGASGAVGAALTKSFPTAMRFVEQAATAGQQGEGVRSFLGRGCPPADEQWMRAQRDTADEASQRAADAAARARGRFTRNFVVQSTAAEWALVWMGHARHLIHQAGWSEVCRQVFFVHDEIVFECPNELADQLQRLIAHAALLAGRTLFGAASPHFPVSVAISSNYADAK, from the coding sequence ATGAGTGCCATTGCCTTTCTAGCGACTGATCCCGATGGCTACGCACTGATCGATCTGCGCGACCATGGGTCGGCACAACGACTAAGGCCCCTTGTACACGTCTCTCGCGAAGACTTTGCGACAACAGTTGCCAGTATTGAAGCAGAATTTGAGCCTCGCTGGGCCATGCTACGTACCAGTGGGTGGATGCCACCGTTGCTCAGCGCAGGCGTATATCTCGCCAAAGCGCATGTGCTGTCCCTCGCGCAGCGGATCATGCACCGCTCCCCGTTGGCTGGTAAACAAATACCCGATTTTGATCTTGAACATTCTGAGACAACCACAGAGCATTTCAACCAAGATGCCCTCTTTGACGCCCCAACTTTCGGGGACTCATTGGAGGACCTTATCCAGCTGTACACACAACAGCGTCAGGCATTGCCCCAAGATCCGGTGGCCCGCAAACGCCTTGAATTACTGATTCACGCCGAATCGGTGGGTGCGCTGATCGCCTGCGAAATGGAACATGCAGGTCTTTCATGGGATGAAGCTGGGCATCGGGCCTTGCTCCGAGAGCAGCTCGGTGAACGAGTCTCAGAGTATGCACGGCCTCCAAAGTTGGCGCTCAAAGCTCAAGAGCTGGCTTTAGCTTTGAAGACACCTGGCTTGAATCCCGATTCCCCGCAGGAACTGCTCAAGGCCTTACATAAGGCAGGTTTTGCAGTGCGTTCGGTGCGTGCCTGGGAGCTAGAACAGATCAAGCATCCGCTCATTGAACAAATTTTGGAGTATAAGAAACTCTCTCGTCTTGCCAGCGCACATGGCGATGTGTGGCTGGATCAATGGGTGAAAAATTCTCGTTTCCACCCTCATTATGTTTTGGGCACGGTGGTCTCTGGACGCTGGGCAGCCTCAGGTGGTGGCGCCTTGCAGTTACCTCATGCCATCCGCCAGGTGGTGCGAACCGGGCCTGGCCGAACCTTTGTCGTGGCCGATGGGCGACAGCTGGAACCACGAATTCTTGCCGCAATTTCCAATGATCAGCAGTTGCAGCAAGCCGGAGCGCAGGATGACCTGTACCAGTGGCTCTTGGACGCCAAGTTGGTATCGACCAGGCAAGAAGCCAAGCTGGGTATGCTCTCCGTGATTTATGGCGGCGGAGGTGGTGCCAGTGGTGCGGTGGGAGCGGCACTGACCAAGAGTTTTCCTACGGCGATGCGTTTTGTGGAGCAGGCAGCAACAGCGGGACAACAGGGAGAAGGAGTTCGAAGTTTCCTAGGACGAGGTTGTCCTCCTGCTGACGAGCAGTGGATGAGAGCTCAACGGGATACCGCGGATGAGGCAAGCCAGCGAGCTGCCGATGCTGCTGCTCGGGCGCGCGGGCGTTTCACCCGGAATTTTGTCGTGCAGTCTACGGCTGCCGAATGGGCTTTGGTATGGATGGGCCATGCCCGCCACCTGATCCATCAGGCCGGGTGGAGTGAGGTATGCCGGCAGGTATTTTTTGTGCATGACGAAATTGTCTTTGAATGCCCCAACGAATTAGCCGATCAACTTCAACGACTCATCGCGCACGCGGCGTTGCTTGCCGGCCGGACCCTCTTTGGCGCTGCTTCACCACACTTCCCGGTGAGCGTCGCCATTTCCTCAAATTATGCCGACGCTAAATAG
- the acs gene encoding acetate--CoA ligase — translation MSDSKTLDNLSNETRSFAPSKEFSDQAVASAASYEAAAADRLGYWADQARKVLTWDTDFTETLDWSQAPVSKWFVGGKLNAAYNALDRHVENGLGDRVAIYFEGEPGDSRSYTYAQLTEEVKKAANSFESLGVAKGDRVAVYLPMIPEAVITMLACARIGAIHSVVFGGFSADALRSRIDDADAKLVVTADGTWRRGKPSPLKAAVDEALAAPGHTVENVLVVKRNAQPVEFGPLDKWWHEVVDDASTEHTAVAHDSEHPLFVLYTSGTTGKPKGIVHTTGGFLTQGAVTHRDTFDLHPETDVYWCTADIGWITGHSYVTYAPLINGATQLMYEGTPDTPHQGRWWELVEKYGVSILYTAPTAIRTFMKWGRQIPDGYDLSSLRVLGSVGEPINPEAWMWYRDVIGTNNGKNGERKENPTPIVDTWWQTETGAHMIAPLPGVTHTKPGSAQVAVPGISVDVVDEAGNSVADGEGGFLVIRDPWPAMLRGIWGDMERYKETYWSRFDNMYFAGDGAKKDADGDLWLLGRVDDVMNVSGHRLSTTEIESSLVAHPYVAEAAVVGAKDETTGEAVVAFVILQSEPAEGEDVIATLRNHVGKDIGPIAKPKHVLVVPELPKTRSGKIMRRLLKDVAEGREVGDATTLSDSTVMSQIAQSMGK, via the coding sequence GTGAGCGATTCGAAGACCTTAGATAACCTGTCGAATGAAACCCGTTCCTTTGCCCCGAGCAAGGAATTCAGCGACCAGGCCGTCGCTAGCGCAGCCAGCTACGAAGCAGCTGCGGCTGACCGGTTGGGATACTGGGCAGATCAGGCCCGCAAGGTACTGACCTGGGATACCGATTTCACCGAGACCTTGGATTGGTCGCAGGCACCGGTTTCAAAGTGGTTTGTCGGCGGAAAACTCAACGCAGCTTATAACGCGCTAGATCGACACGTTGAAAACGGGCTGGGTGATCGCGTTGCGATCTACTTCGAAGGCGAACCAGGCGATTCACGTTCCTACACCTATGCTCAGCTCACCGAAGAGGTTAAGAAGGCAGCCAATTCCTTCGAATCCCTGGGTGTAGCCAAGGGTGACCGCGTGGCCGTCTACCTGCCAATGATCCCAGAAGCAGTCATCACCATGCTCGCCTGCGCCCGCATCGGAGCGATCCATTCGGTAGTCTTCGGTGGTTTCTCCGCCGATGCGTTGCGTAGCCGCATTGATGACGCTGATGCCAAGCTTGTGGTCACCGCCGACGGCACCTGGCGCCGTGGCAAGCCGTCACCACTGAAGGCTGCCGTGGATGAAGCTCTGGCGGCACCGGGTCACACCGTCGAGAATGTTTTGGTCGTCAAGCGCAACGCCCAGCCAGTGGAATTCGGTCCTTTGGATAAGTGGTGGCACGAGGTAGTGGACGACGCTTCCACCGAGCACACCGCAGTCGCTCACGACTCTGAACACCCACTCTTTGTGCTGTACACCTCGGGCACCACCGGAAAGCCTAAGGGCATCGTGCACACCACCGGTGGCTTCCTCACCCAGGGTGCGGTGACCCACCGCGATACCTTCGACCTGCACCCAGAAACCGACGTGTACTGGTGCACCGCCGACATTGGCTGGATTACCGGTCACTCGTACGTCACCTATGCACCGTTGATCAACGGTGCCACCCAGCTGATGTACGAAGGCACCCCGGATACCCCACATCAGGGTCGCTGGTGGGAACTGGTGGAAAAGTACGGTGTCTCCATTTTGTACACCGCCCCTACCGCCATCCGTACCTTCATGAAGTGGGGTCGGCAGATCCCCGATGGCTACGACCTGTCCAGCCTGCGCGTGTTGGGCTCCGTGGGTGAACCCATCAACCCTGAGGCATGGATGTGGTACCGCGATGTTATCGGCACCAACAATGGCAAAAACGGGGAACGTAAAGAGAACCCGACCCCGATTGTTGACACCTGGTGGCAGACGGAAACCGGCGCACATATGATCGCTCCGCTACCTGGTGTCACCCACACCAAGCCAGGCTCGGCGCAGGTCGCCGTGCCAGGTATCAGCGTGGATGTGGTCGACGAGGCTGGCAATTCGGTGGCCGATGGCGAGGGTGGCTTCTTGGTCATCCGCGATCCATGGCCTGCCATGCTACGCGGCATCTGGGGCGACATGGAACGCTACAAGGAAACCTACTGGTCGCGCTTCGATAATATGTACTTCGCCGGTGACGGTGCGAAGAAGGACGCCGATGGTGACCTGTGGCTGTTGGGCCGCGTTGATGACGTGATGAACGTGTCAGGTCACCGCCTGTCCACCACCGAAATTGAGTCCTCCCTAGTGGCGCACCCGTACGTGGCCGAGGCCGCCGTGGTCGGTGCCAAGGATGAAACCACCGGTGAAGCGGTGGTCGCCTTCGTCATCTTGCAGAGCGAGCCTGCAGAAGGCGAGGATGTCATTGCGACCCTGCGCAACCACGTGGGTAAGGACATCGGTCCAATCGCCAAGCCAAAGCATGTGCTGGTGGTTCCCGAACTGCCTAAGACCCGTTCGGGCAAGATCATGCGCCGTCTGCTCAAGGATGTGGCCGAAGGACGAGAAGTTGGTGACGCAACCACACTCTCGGATTCAACGGTGATGAGCCAGATCGCTCAGTCCATGGGCAAGTAG
- a CDS encoding TadA family conjugal transfer-associated ATPase: protein MSTARHSKDSGAISTGHILNAKILESVRERALQSGGQLDAIALAGAVHDSGVTLGSKGAAESLETLQNEVAGLSVLEPFARIPDVTDVLVDGLGQVWTDSPRGLELMEFKFASAERVRELAVHLATLAGRRLDAASPFMDMSLKNYRVHAVLPPIATQGPLISIRVKHTSRLNLEEVLQFSLPFWNRLLHAVIQKQMNFLVTGGTGSGKTTLLQAMLAQSDPQQRLVVVEDSQELQINHPHSVSLQTRSANVEAAGLVQLKDLVIQALRMRPDRLIVGECRGEEIRDFLAAMNTGHQGAAGTLHANNPASVPARLAALGALAGWSVQATSLQASSALDLVIHMSRGEHGKRGPVALGCLETDGSGHMAMRTLIDLKSPEPVTNQDQQILERKFGSAVVAELLAQVACLINAGEQS, encoded by the coding sequence ATGAGCACAGCACGGCACAGCAAAGATAGTGGCGCGATCTCCACAGGGCACATACTCAACGCAAAAATTTTGGAATCCGTGCGGGAACGAGCATTGCAATCGGGAGGTCAACTCGACGCGATCGCTTTGGCCGGCGCAGTACACGACTCTGGAGTAACTTTGGGGTCAAAGGGTGCCGCCGAATCGTTGGAGACACTACAAAATGAAGTTGCGGGGCTATCAGTTTTAGAACCCTTCGCGAGAATCCCAGACGTCACCGACGTCCTTGTAGACGGTCTAGGGCAAGTTTGGACGGATTCACCGCGCGGTTTGGAGCTGATGGAGTTCAAGTTCGCTTCGGCTGAACGGGTAAGAGAATTGGCGGTCCATTTGGCTACGCTGGCAGGCCGACGCCTTGATGCAGCCAGTCCATTCATGGACATGAGTCTGAAAAACTATCGCGTACACGCGGTGCTTCCACCCATTGCCACCCAGGGGCCACTGATTTCGATTCGCGTAAAACATACAAGCCGGCTCAACCTCGAAGAAGTCTTACAGTTTTCGCTTCCGTTTTGGAATCGGCTTCTGCACGCCGTAATTCAAAAACAAATGAACTTCTTGGTCACTGGAGGAACGGGCAGCGGAAAAACAACGCTGCTTCAAGCAATGCTGGCGCAAAGCGACCCGCAACAACGACTGGTGGTGGTGGAAGACTCGCAGGAACTCCAAATCAATCATCCACACTCCGTCTCCTTGCAAACCCGCTCGGCGAACGTGGAAGCTGCCGGACTCGTACAACTGAAAGACCTCGTCATTCAGGCCCTACGCATGCGCCCAGACCGGCTCATAGTCGGAGAGTGCCGTGGGGAAGAAATTAGGGACTTTTTAGCAGCGATGAATACGGGCCATCAGGGCGCGGCCGGAACACTGCATGCAAATAACCCGGCATCGGTGCCCGCGAGACTTGCTGCGCTGGGCGCTTTGGCCGGTTGGAGTGTTCAAGCAACTTCCTTGCAAGCATCTAGCGCCTTAGACCTTGTGATTCACATGAGTCGTGGCGAGCACGGAAAACGCGGGCCAGTGGCTTTGGGCTGTCTAGAAACTGACGGGTCGGGACATATGGCCATGCGAACGCTCATTGACTTGAAGAGCCCCGAGCCAGTGACGAATCAGGATCAGCAGATTCTGGAACGTAAATTTGGTTCCGCTGTGGTCGCAGAATTACTGGCTCAGGTAGCTTGCCTCATCAATGCAGGAGAGCAATCATGA